A part of Fusarium graminearum PH-1 chromosome 3, whole genome shotgun sequence genomic DNA contains:
- a CDS encoding allantoicase, whose protein sequence is MTSIADEIEYKLDNVDVSAVRPDDIDKTFRSTCIDLISSGLGGKVLDYSDQWFCEASNLLNPRAPIAQPGKMVFTGAWYDGWETRRHNQEPFDYAIIKLGVASGTIEGLEIDTAFFNGNHAPAISVEGVFSQDDDKVVSWGGGRGEWETILGIQECGPSQRFAWKLKTHGQKAYTHVRLNMYPDGGIARFRLFGHAVPVFPEDKDAIFDLAAAQNGGIAVSCSDQHFGTKDNLLIPGRGKDMGDGWETKRSRGKDHTDFAIIKLGAPGYIEKWIVDTAHFRGNYPQKVSIEGCEWTGKADPVADATAWRVFVPPSKTGPDQEHEFESDEKEKKGPVTHVKLIMIPDGGVKRLRAFGRRVV, encoded by the exons atgacttccaTTGCTGACGAGATTGAGTATAAACTCGACAATGTTGATGTCTCAGCAGTTCGGCCAGACGACATTGACAAGACCTTCCGTTCAACATGTATTG ACCTAATCTCTAGTGGCCTAGGCGGTAAGGTCCTTGACTACTCAGACCAATGGTTCTGCGAGGCATCTAACCTCTTGAACCCGAGAGCCCCAATTGCTCAGCCAGGCAAGATGGTATTCACGGGTGCTTGGTATGATGGTTGGGAGACTCGACGACATAATCAAGAGCCGTTCGACTACGCCATCATTAAGCTGGGTGTCGCCTCTGGCACGATTGAAGGGCTTGAGATTGACACGGCCTTTTTCAACGGAAACCATGCACCGGCTATTTCAGTTGAAGGTGTCTTtagccaagatgatgacaaggtTGTCTCTTGGggaggaggccgaggagaatgGGAAACTATACTCGGCATCCAAGAGTGTGGTCCTTCTCAGCGCTTTGCgtggaagctcaagactCATGGTCAAAAGGCATATACACACGTGCGACTTAACATGTACCCCGATGGTGGTATCGCACGATTTCGTCTCTTTGGGCATGCCGTCCCCGTTTTCCCTGAAGACAAAGACGCCATCTTTGATCTCGCTGCGGCGCAAAACGGTGGTATTGCTGTGTCATGTAGCGATCAACACTTTGGAACCAAGGACAACCTTCTCATTCCTGGTCGCGGCAAGGACATGGGCGACGGCTGGGAAACGAAGCGGTCGCGAGGAAAGGATCACACTGAtttcgccatcatcaagctcggAGCGCCTGGTTACATTGAGAAGTGGATTGTTGATACTGCACACTTCAGAGGCAACTATCCCCAAAAAGTGTCTATCGAAGGCTGTGAGTGGACAGGTAAGGCAGATCCTGTTGCAGATGCCACGGCTTGGAGAGTCTTTGTTCCTCCTAGCAAGACTGGTCCTGATCAGGAGCATGAGTTTGAAagtgatgagaaggaaaagaagggtcCAGTAACCCATGTCAAGCTTATCATGATTCCCGATGGTGGAGTAAAGCGATTGAGGGCTTTTGGCAGACGAGTTGTTTAG